ACCCAGAATACTTCTCTTTTTCACGTGAAAACCCTCCTCGATGACTGTGCTATCGTTGTATTGCTAAAATATAATTTCTCTGCTATTGCATTTATTATACCACTATAAAAAAGTACTGTCATTTTACTGTAGAATTACTGTAAAAAACTTTTAATGATATTCACTTCCCTCTGTACAGCACAGATCATATCCTGTATTTCATCACCTTTCTGACCTTTAACCACATCTTCCATCCGTTTTAAAATATTGGAAAGCCGTTCAGCCCCGAGGCTCATGGCTCCTCCCTTCAACCCGACTACTACACAAAGTAATTTCTCATAATCTCCGCTCTTTATAAATCCATTCATCTCCTGTACTGCTGATGT
The sequence above is a segment of the Nitrospirota bacterium genome. Coding sequences within it:
- a CDS encoding Hpt domain-containing protein, translating into DYIIKPVDAAVLVDKVGRILRSTPPVFLDKEHVMSKLKIGEDTYKEMLDVLSQRGTSAVQEMNGFIKSGDYEKLLCVVVGLKGGAMSLGAERLSNILKRMEDVVKGQKGDEIQDMICAVQREVNIIKSFLQ